Sequence from the Corallococcus sp. EGB genome:
AGCCGCCCTACTCCTTCTCGATGTCGCGGTCCCACAGCTGCACGCGGCCGTAGTCCGCGGACAGCCGGCGCACCATCTCCGCCGCCAGCGCCACCGAGCGGTGCTTGCCGCCCGTGCACCCCAGCGCCACCGTGAGGTACGCCTTGCCCTCCTTCTGGTAGCGGGGGAACAGGAAGCGGCAGAGGTCCACGACCTTGTCGAGGAACTGCTGTGTTTCCTCGCGCTCCAGCACGTACCCGGACACCTTCGGGTTCTTGCCCGTGAGCCCCTTGAGCTCCGGCACGAAGTACGGGTTCGGCAGGAAGCGCACGTCGAACACCAGGTCCGCCTGCGGCGGCACGCCGTACCGGTAGCCGAAGGACATGATGGACAGGCTGGGCCCCGTCGTGGGCTCCGGGCTGAAGCGCCCCTGCACCATGCGCTTCAGGTCGTGCACGTTGAGCGCCGACGAGTCGATGACCTGGTCCGCCATCTCCCGCAGGTCCTTCAGCGCCTCGCGCTCCGCGTGGATGCCCTCCGCCACCGTGCCGTCCGGGGCCAGCGGGTGACGGCGGCGCGTCTCGCTGAAGCGGCGCATCAGGCTGTCGTCGCTGGCGTCCAGGAACAGCACGTCCACCTGGTGACCCGCGCGGCGGACCTCATTCAGCACGCGAGGCGCGTCCTTGAGGAAGACGCCCTCGCGCGCGTCCACCACCAGCGCCATGCGCTCGATGTTGCCGCCGCCCGCCAGCTCCGTGAGCTTGGGCAGCAGGAGCACCGGCAGGTTGTCGATGCAGAAGAAGCCGGCGTCCTCCAGCGCCCGGATGGCGGTGGACTTTCCGGAACCTGACATGCCGGTGATGACGATGATCTGCTTCGCGGAGGCGGTCACTCGACCTCTTCTCCCAAGGTGCGGCGCATCGCCCCCTGGGCGATGGCTCGATTGAGTCGCTCGGCGAACTCTCGCGCCGAGTGGTGGCCCTGAAGCTTCAACAGTTGGTTGCGCGCGGCCACCTCCACGATGGTGGCCATGTTGCGTCCAGGACGCACCGGGACGACCGACAGGGGGATGTCCACGCCGACAATCTGCAGGTGCTTGTCCTCCACGCCCAGGCGGTCGTACTCCTGGTGCGGATCCCATTCCTGCAACTCAATCACAAGCTCAATCTTCTTCTGTTCCCGGACGGCGGACACTCCGAAGAGGTCCTTGATGTTGATGATGCCCAGTCCGCGGATCTCCATGTGGTGCTTGATGACCGGATTACCCGCGCCGTAGACGGCCCCCTTCCGCCGGGTGACGTCCACGATGTCGTCCGCCACCAGCCGGTGGCCCCGCATCACCAGGTCCAGGGCGATCTCACTCTTGCCGATGCCGCTCTTGCCCAGCAGCAGGATGCCCACGCCGAAGACGTCCATCAGCACGCCGTGCAGGCTGCTGGACTCCGTGAGCGCGTCCTCCAGGAAGCTCTGCACCCGCACGATGAACTCGCTGGAGAGCAGCGGCGTCGTCATCAGCGCCAGGCCCGCCGCCTCGCAGGCGTCCACCAGCGCGCGCGGGACCTCCAGCGCCTTGGTGACCACCACGCACGCCAGGTCCTCCTCGCTGAAGAGCTTGGCCAGGGACGAGCGCTGCGCGTCCTCCGCCAGGGTGGCCAGGTAGGAGATTTCCGTGTTGCCGAAGACCTGGACGCGGCGGGGGTGCAGGTGCTCCGTGAAGCCCGCGAGCGCCAGGCCCGGCTTCTGGATGCGCGAGGAGTCCACCGTGCGGTTCAGCCCCTGCGAGCTCGCTATCAGGGTCAGCCGCAGGTCGTGCCCGTGGTCCTCGAGGAGCTGGGAGATGCGAATGGATTTCATCGTCAGGACCTGGATATCACCCACCGGCCTCCGGAGGTGAACCGCACCGTGTCCGCCGTCCCCCCCGCCTCCCCTACAGCCGCCGCCGGGCCCCAGGCCGATGCGCTGGTCGGGGTTCCAACAGAAGTCCCCGGGCGCGACACCGAAGCCCCCTTCGAGCGCCGGCTGGGCCTGTTCCTGCTGGGGGGCGTGCTCATCCTGGGCGCGGCCCTCCGCCTCTACTGGGCGCTCCACGACGACGGCATCTACTGGCCGGACGAGGTCTACCAGAGCCTGGAGCCGGCCCACCGCCTGCTCTACGGCTACGGCCTCGTGGCCTGGGAGTTCGTCCAGGGCGCCCGGAACTGGGCCCTGCCGGGGCTGGTGGCGGCGGTGCTCGGGCTGGGCCGGCTCGTGGGGCTGACGGACCCGGCGGGCTATCTGGCGTGGGTGAAGGGCTTCTTCGCGCTGGTGGGCACGGCGACGGCGTGGGCCACGTGGCGGCTGTCCCGCGCGTCCGGGGCCTCGCCCCTGGCGGCGTCCGGCGGGGCCGCCCTGTTCGCCCTGGCGGCGGTGCCCCTGTACTTCGCGCCCCGGGCCATGAGCGAGAACGCCTCCGCGCTGCCGGTGGTGCTGGGCCTGGCCCTGGCGCTGCCGAAGGCCGCGTCCCGGCGCGCGCTGGTGGCGGGGGCGTCCCTGCTGGGGCTGGCGGTGCTCCTGCGGCTGCAGAACGGCGTCTTCTGCGCGGGCCTGGTGGCCGTGCTCCTCGGCCGGCGCCAGTGGCGGCAGGCGGGGGTGGCGCTGGCGGTGCTGTCCGGGTGGGCGCTGGCCTTCGGCCTGCTGGACAAGCTCACCTGGGGGCGGTGGTTCCACTCGGCCATCGTCTACCTGGACTTCAACGTGCTCCAGGGCAAGGCGGCCCAGTGGGGCACGGAGCCCTTCGGCTACTACCCGCGCGTGCTGCGCACGGCCATGCCGGTGCTGACCGTCGTCACGGCCGCGCTGTGCCTGGTGGCCATGCCGCGGGCCTGGGGGTTGTCCCTCCTGGCGGCGGCGTTCTTCGTCCTGCACGCGCTCCAGCCGCACAAGGAGCTGCGCTTCCTGGTGCCGGTGCTGCCCCTGTTCGCGGCGCTCGCGGGCGTGGGGCTGGACTCGGCCTTGCGGCTCTTGCGCGGCGCTCCCGCGCGGGGCACCGCCGTGGTGGCGGTGGCGGCGGGGGCGCTGCTGTCCGGCGCGGGCGCCGGGGCGCTCACCTTCGGACAGCTGGGCCAGTACGAGCGCGTGCGCCCCAGGGACAGCGCCTGGGACGACCAGGGCCCCATCAACCGGCTGCTGGAGGTGGCGGGCCGGCGCGACGATGTGTGCGGCCTCAAGGTGGAGGCCGTGCACCTGGCGTGGGCGGGGGGCTACAGCTACTTCCACCGGAAGGTGCCGCTGTATCCCCACACCGGCCCCGGGCGGGACTCGCGCCTGTTCAGCCACGTCATCACCCCGGTGGGCTTGGAGGGTCCGGGCACCCTGGTGGCCCGGGAGGGCCCGGTGGCGCTGGTGAAGCTGCCCGTGGCGGACTGCGTGCCGGACCCCGGCTATTCGTGGCGACTGCCTTGAGCGGGACAGTTGGAGGGAGGAAGTCCCTTCCGGCCCCCCCAGCGGGTTGGTAAGCCACGGCCATGCCCGAATCCGACTGCCTCTTCTGCAAGATTCGCGATGGCCTCATCCCGGCGAAGGTCGTCTACAAGGACGACGACTGCCTGGCCTTCGAGGACATCAACCCCCAGGCTCCCACCCACGTGCTGTTCATCCCGCGCAAGCACATCCCCACGGTGAACGACATCACGGTGGACGACCGGGCGCTGGTGGGCAGCCTCTACATGGCCGCGGCGAAGGTCGCGCGGGAGCGGGGCTACGCGGACACGGGCTACCGCGTGGTGATGAACACCCAGCGCGACGCGGGCCAGACGGTGTTCCACATCCACCTGCACCTGCTCGCGGGCCGCCAGCTCCACTGGCCGCCGGGCTAGCCGGGCTCCGAGCGCGAGTCCGCCATCCGCCCCGCTCTCGCGTGACACGCGCCGGGGCGCCGGGTGCTAGCGTCCCGGGTGCGCGGCCCGCCCCTCCTCCCGGGCGGGCCCGCCCGTCATGTTCAGTGCCCAGTCGTCGCCGCAGTCCCGCCGTGCCTACTCCCGCCTCGCCGTGCTGCTGGCCTCCGTGGCCGGCGCGGTCAACGCCGTGGGGTTCGTGGCGCTGGGCGCGCACGCGTCCCACATGTCCGGGAACATGGCCACGCTGGGCGAGTCCCTGGCCCAGGGCCGCTGGAGCGCGGCGCGGCTCCCCGCGCAGCTGATGGCGCTGTTCGTCGCCGGGGCCTTCTGCGCCACGGCGCTGCTGGATGCCTCGCGCCACCGCACGCGGGGCCGGCACGTGGCCGCGCTGCTGCTGGAGGCGCTGGTGCTGGGCGGCGTGGGCGTGGGCATGGAGTCCCTGCCGGGCACGCGCGCGCCGGCGCTGCTCTGGGGCATCGCCTTCGCCATGGGGCTGCAGAACGCGCTCGTCACGCGGGTGTCCGGCGCGGTGGTGCGCACCACGCACGTGACGGGGCTGCTCACGGACATCGGCATCCAGTTGGTGCAGATGCTGGCGTGGGTGCGCGACGGCCTGCGAGGTGACGGCGCGCCGGGGCTGTGGCAGCGCGTGCGGGAGCTGCCCTCCGCCGTGCAGTTCGAGCGCACGCGGCTGCACCTGGGCCTGGCGCTGGCGTTCCTCGCGGGCTCCACGCTGGGCCCGTACCTGTTCCTGCGCCACGGCGCCGTGACGCTGGTGCTGCCGTGCGCGGTGCTGGGCGTGCTGGCCGCGCTGGACGTGCGGTTGACCGTCAAGCCCGCGCCGTCCTCCTCCGCCGCGCCGGGGCACTGAAGGCCCGCGCGTTCCCTCAGGGCACGGCGGGCTCGGCCACGGACTGCGAGGGCGTGCGCGACGGCGGCTCGGGCGCGTCCGTGACGTTCGGGTCGGCCACGGCACGGCCCCGGGCCCGGGGGCGCAGGGCCTGGAGCACGCTGCTGCGCTCGTCCGTCCAGACGTATTCCGGCTCGCCGCGGAGCACCAGCCTGCGCGTGCGCGCCGGGCCCGTGTGGAAGGTGGAGCTGCCGAAGAACTCCCTGTCGGGGCTCAGCAGCATCCACGCGCTGGCCACCGCGTCGCCCGCGTTCTCCCGAGACACGAGCGCCGCGAACAGCCCGGAAGCCCGCGCGTGCGCCAGGCTGATGGGCACCAGGTCCAGGTGCTGGTTGCTGATGTGCAGCACCAGCACGCCGTGCGGCGCCAGGTGCTGGACGTAGAGCGCCATCGCCTCCCGCGTCAGCAGGTGCACCGGGATGGCATCCGAGCTGAAGACGTCCAGCGCCAGCACGTCGAACTGGCGCGAGCCGTGCTCCAGCTCCTTCTCCAGGGAGATGCGCGCGTCGCCCTCGACGACCTCCACGTGCGCGGGCGTGTCCTTCAGCGTGCTGAAGAAGCCGCCCTGCCCCCGGGCGAGGTCGATGATGACGGGGTTGATTTCATAGAAGCGCGCGTCGTCCCCGGCGGCCAGGAGCATGGCGCTGTTGCCCACGCCCAGCCCCAGCATGCCCACGCGCAGCCCGGTGGGCAGCCCCAGCGCCTGGCGCCACCGGCGCTGCTCGGCGAGCGCGAGCCCCAGGCCGCTGTCCGCCGTGTAGTACGCCGTGGGGGCGCTCCGGCGCTCCGGCAGGATGTACTGCCAGCCGTGGGTGATGGCGCCGTGGCGCAGGGCGTACTGGTGCTGATTCGGATCATCCGGGAACAGCTCCAGCACTCGCACCACGCCGAAGAAGTTGCGCGCGGCGAAGCGCACGCGCCCCAGGTCCGAGGCGACGAGCGCCGGCAGGTGCACCGCCACGCCCACCAGCATCGCCCCGCGCAGCAGGCGCTGCGTGCGCGCCACCACCGTCTCCTCCTTCGGCCCGCGCAGCAGTCCCACGAAGGCGATGGCGCAGCACGCGGCCAGCGCCAGCGGGTGCTCCCAGTAGGTGTTGAAGACGGCGGGCGCCACCAGGTTGACGAACACGCCGCCCACCACGCCGCCCACGGACACCCAGAGGTAGAAGGCGCTCAGGTCGCGCGGAGCGGGACGGCGCCGGTACAGCTCGCCGTGGCACACCATGGCGCCCGTGAAGAGGGCGCCCGCGTGGAAGAGCACCTGCCACCCCAGGCCCAGCGAGGGGCCCTCCTTGTGCGCGTACGTCACCAGCACCACGAAGGCGATGAGCCCCACCGAGTACGGCGTGCGCGCGTAGAAGGACTCGCGCGAGAAGGCCAGGATGAAGGTGACGAGGTACACCGCCAGCGGCATCACCCACAGGAAGGGGCCCGCCGCCACGTCCTGTGAGAGCTTGTTCGTCGTGGCCAGCAGCAGCACCGACGCGCACGTGCTCAGCGCCAACCACGTCAGCGTGGGCCCCAGGCCCGGACGCGGCGGCGCCGTGGACGCCTCCGCGGCGGCGCGGGTGGAAGCATCCGCGGGGGCGTCACCGGCGGCGGACGCGGGGGCGCGGCGCAGCAGGTCCCGGGCGCAGGCCCCGATGCAGAGGAGGAAGAAGACGAAGCCCACGGCCCAGCCCCAGGCCTGCGCGCTCCGGCCCACCCAGGGCTCCACGAGGAACGGATAGCCCAGCAGCGCCAGCAGCGAGCCCGCGTTGGACAGCGCGTAGAGCACATACGGCGAGCGCTCCGGCCGCGCGCGGGCGAACCATGACTGGACGAGCGGGCCGGTGGTGCTGAGCACGAAGAAGGGCAGCCCCAGCGTGGCGGCCAGCATCCCCATCAGCCGGAGCACGGGCAGGTGCTCATCCACCGGGCGCCAGCCGTCCCCCGGCGCCAGCGGCGAGCCCGTCCACCAGGCCCGCGCCGCCAGCGCTCCGAGCGCGGCCACCAGCAGGCCCAGGTGCAGCAGGGCCTGCGCGCGCGGGCGCAGCCGGGAGGCCACGACGTGCGCGTAGGCGTAGCCCGCGAGCAGCACCGCCTGGAAGAACAGCATGCACGCCGTCCACACCGCGGGGGTGCCGCCGTACCACGGCAGCGCGTAGCGGCCCGCCAGCGGCTGGACGCCGAAGAGCAGGAAGGCGCTGGTGAAGATGGCGAGCGCGTAGCGCACCATGCGGCCTCGGGGGGCGGGGGAAGACGCACGGCGTAGGGGGCCCGCGCTCCAGGTGTTTCCCGCTGGGGCGACAGTCTTGTCAACACGGGCACGTTCCAGAGCACGGCGAGCGGCCAGGCAGGCCGCTGGTGGGGCGGGTGGCCGCGGCGGGCATCAGCCCTAACTTCCCGGACGGATGGGCGCTGAGGACATCGCGCCCGGGGAGGACATCATGAAGGGCTTCAAGCGCGCGGTGGGGCTGGGACTGCTGGTGGGCGGCGCACTGGGAGGCTGGGGCTGCGGCAAGGAAACGCCGCCGTCGGACACGCAAGGGTTCCAGGACCCCGTGCAGCTCCAGCACCGGCCCCGCGAGGACGTGGCCGGGAGGAGCACTGGCAGCGACGTGGGTGAAACCTCCAGCGAGCAGGGCCGTAGCGCTCCCGACAACCGTCAGGGCGCGGCGGGTGGAAGCAGCCAGTTGGGCACGGGGCTCGCGGAGAGCTACCAGGGCGGAGCGGCCTCGGAGGGCACCGGCGGCTCCGGCCGTGACGCGGGCACCGGCGGCTCCGGCCGTGACGCGGGCACCGGCGGCTCCGGCCATGACGCGGGCACTGGCGGCTCCGGCCGTGACGCGGGCACGATGGACGCGGGCACGCACCATTAGGCGCGGCTCCGGCGACGGCCATCAGTCCTGACGGCGCTTCACATCCCTCAACTGGTTGTGAAGGTCCTGCACCTGCCTGAGGGTCGGCGTCGCACTGCCGCCCTGGCTGAAGTCGTCCCGGAGATTGTCGAAGAGGGTGCACAGCATCGACATGGCCTCGCAGCCATGGTTGCGCTTGAGCGACAGGAAGAGCGACCGCGTCGCCTCCCATTCCTTCTCCAACTCGGTGGCGCTGCCGCTCTCCTTGGCGGGAGCACGGACGGCGGCGGCGCGCTTGCCGGGCCGTGATGGTGCCGGCTTCTTCGCACCGGCGTGAGCCACCGTGTCCTCCTCCGGCTCATCCGGAGCGAGCAGGTCGTCTGGGTTCACCTGCGCCGGGGCGCTGCTGGCGGTGGCCCGCGCGGGCTCGGCGGGCTTCGGCGTGGACTTCGCCGGCGCGGGGGGGAGCGCCGCGGCCACGTCGTTGACCGGCGTCTCCTGGGCCGGTGACTTCTCCTGGACCGGAGTCGCGGCCTGCTGCGCCGGCTCGGGCGCGGGAGGATGCCCCGGGGGATGCGCGGGCCGCGTGGGAATCTGCTGCACCGGGGTGGGCGGAGCCGGCGTCGATGTCCGGGACTGCTCCAGGCCCACGGCCACGCGCAGCTCGGGGACGAAGTAGAGCCCCGCCCCCACGATGGACAGCGCGACGACCGTGAGCAGCAGGAACACCAGCGCGGAGCGCAGCGCGCCGCCCTTCTTCACCGGCGCCATCTCACGCCGCGAGGCACGCGGCGGCTCCGTGGGCTCCGGCCGCACCGGCATGGCCTTGCGCCGGGTCGCGTCGTCGCGCGTCGCGCGCGCGGTGGACGACTCGTCCGGCTCCGCGGCGGCCCGGGTCACGGCGCGCATGCTCGACGCGGTGCTGGAGCGCGCAGGCGGCGTGCCCGGAGACGAACCGCGCACGGCGCGGCGGGAGCCCGTGCGGCCCCGGGCCGGAGCGGTGGGGCCGGTGTCGGACTCACGCTTGCCGGTGGACGAGGACGTCTCACGCAGCAGGGCCTCGTCCAGCATCACGCGGGACTGGGGCTCCTCGCGGCGCGAGGCGCGGGACGGCATGGGGATGCGCGGGTGCGTGTCCGCGTCGCCCGCTCGCACGGCCGGGACATCGTCCGGCTCCGCGGAGATGGACGGCATGCGGGCATCGGACTCCAGCGCGCGCGGCTCCACCGCGACCAGGTCCTCCGAAGGCCGCGTGTCCTGCATCGTGGGCCGGAGAGCAGGCCCCGGGTCGAGCGGCTCGGCGTCGAGCGGGGCCTCGTCGAAGTCGCTGGAGCGGGAGCCCCCGGACTGGATGGAGGGCACCTGGATGGTGAGCGCCGCGTGCGAGGGCAGCGGCCGGCTGCCGTTCGACGGCGTCGTCACCCCGGGGCGCGAGGACGCCACCGAGGGCATCGCGGCCGTGGGGCGCTGCCCCTCCGGAATGCGCGCCTCCACCGCGCGCGCGGGCTCGGGGGGCCGGGGCGAATCGAAGCCGCGCGAGGACTCCGACGCGCGCACCGGCTCGAAGGCCGGCAGGGGCTCCGACGCGCGAGCCACATCGAACGTGGGCGAAGGCGCGGGGCGGCCGCCGGTGGACGGCGTCGTGACGCCAGGCCGCGCCGCCGACAGGGACGGCATCGCGGCGGTGGGACGCTGCCCCTCCGGGATGCGCGGCTCCGCGGCGCGGAGCTCGGCGCCCCCGGAGCGGCCCCCCTCGGGGAGGGGCTCCGGCCACGGATAGGGGCTCTCGGGGAGCTCCTCGTCATCCATGAACGGGCCATCCGGCAGCGGCGGCGGCTCCATGAACGGCAGCGACTCGCCCGACGCGTCGTATCGCCCCGCCCCGAAGTCGGACATGGGCGGAGGCGCCACCGGCCGCGATGCATCCGCCGGCACGACGGGCACGGGCCCGTCCACGGTCCGCACGGCCGGGATCGGCGCCATGGGCGGAGGCGGCACGCCCCGGGGCCCCACCGAATCCGAGAACGGCAGTGAAGCCCCCCTCCCGTCCGCGGGCGGCCGCGACACCGGCACGTCTGGCACGGGCGGCGCATCGCGCGACGGCAGCCCCGGCTCCGCGTACGGCAGCGACGTGGCGCGCGGCGCGGTGGGCTCGCCCGAGGACTCCGAGGACGGCAGCGCTTCCGCCCGGGGCGCGGTGGGCTCGCCCCGGGGCGAGGCCTCCGCGTCGCGTGCGCGCTCCTCCGCGGTACGGATGGCCGGCAGCCCCTCCAGGATGGTGGGCCGCTCCATCGCGTCCTGGCGGACCTCCACCGTGGGCGACGGCTCCGACGACGCGGGGCTGGGCCGCATCTTCGCGCGCGCCGCCTCCTCCAGCGCCTCCACCGGGAAGGCGGGACGCGTGGACTCGTCCACCATCACGCCGGGGCGCGTCTCACCGTCATCGCGTGCGCCGCCGCCGTCCTCGCGGCTTCGAGGCGTGGGATGGAACGACAGCGCCTCCACCGGCCCATCCAGGCGGATGGTCTTGGGCGGCAGCGTGGGCGTCTGCATCGTCGGGCGCGGCGCGGGGGCCAGCGACTCGTACGTGCCGCTGCTGCGCACGTCGCGCGACACCTCGCGCAGGGAGGCCAGCAGGCGCCGCTCGGACTGGTAGTCCGCGGAGAACAGGTCGCGCATGAAGCGGCTGACGCTCTCCGGGCCCGCGCTGGTGTCGATCTCCATCAGGCACGCCTGCAGGCGCACCCGGAAGTCCTCCGCCGTCTGGAAGCGCTGGGCCGGATCCACCGCCAGCGCCTTCGCGACCAGCTGCGACACCGCCGGCGGCGTCAGCGGCTCCACCTCACCGAGCGGCGCCACCTTCGGGTTCGCCACCGCGGACATCAGTTCGCCCGGCGGCAGCGCGTCGAAGGGGTTCTTGCCGGAGATGAGCTCGTAGAGACACAGGCCCACCGCGTACAGGTCGCTGCGGCGGTCCACCGGCTGGTGCCGGGCCTGCTCGGGCGACATGTAGAGGAACTTGCCCAGGATGATGCTGGGGTTCGTCTTCGCCGCCGACAGCCGGCTCTTGGCCAGGCCGAAGTCGATGACCTTCACCTCCCCCTCGTAGGAGATGAGGATGTTCTGCGGCGAGATGTCCCGGTGGACGAGCTTCAGCTCCTTCTCTTCCTCGTCCCGCTTGCGGTGCGCGTACGCCAGCGCGTCCAGCACCCGGCCCATCACGTACAGCACGAAGGTGAGCGGCAGCGGCGTCTGCCGGTCGCGCACGCGCGCGGCCACCTTGCGCAGGTCCTTGCCGTCCACGTACTCGAGGGCCATGTAGGCCTCGCCCTCGTGCACGCCCATGTCCAGCACCTGCGCGATGGAGCCGTGCCCCAGCCGCACCAGCGTGCGCGCCTCACCGACGAAGCGGTCGACGAAGTCCTGGTCCTCCGCGAACTGCGGGAGGATCTTCTTGATGACGCACAGCTTCTCGAAGCCCTGCGCGCCCTCCAGGCGGGCGAGGTAGATCTCCCCCATGCCGCCGGTGGCCAGGTGCGACAGGAGCGTGTACCGGCCAAAGGGCTGCGGCCGGAAGGGCCGCAATCGGGCGGGCTGGTTCGAAGAGCTCATGCGGTGCGGGGGTCCACCACGGAAAGCGCATTGAACCCCGAGCCGGGGTGCCGCTTCAACCGGTCAACCGGCCGCGCCGGCCGCCTCACCGGATACCGGGGTTGGTCAGCATGCCCATGTCCTCTTCAATCACCTCGAAAACCGCCACCTTGTCGCGGGGGGGCCGCACCACCCGCTCGCCCAGGGGCATCACGTCGAAGCGGGCGCCGGTGGCCGCCAGGAGCTTGCCGGTCATCAGCACCTGGCCGGGGGCCGCGGTGGAGGCCAGCCAGCCCGCCACCCCCATGCCCTCCCCCACGGCGCTGTAGTCCA
This genomic interval carries:
- the hprK gene encoding HPr(Ser) kinase/phosphatase, with the translated sequence MKSIRISQLLEDHGHDLRLTLIASSQGLNRTVDSSRIQKPGLALAGFTEHLHPRRVQVFGNTEISYLATLAEDAQRSSLAKLFSEEDLACVVVTKALEVPRALVDACEAAGLALMTTPLLSSEFIVRVQSFLEDALTESSSLHGVLMDVFGVGILLLGKSGIGKSEIALDLVMRGHRLVADDIVDVTRRKGAVYGAGNPVIKHHMEIRGLGIINIKDLFGVSAVREQKKIELVIELQEWDPHQEYDRLGVEDKHLQIVGVDIPLSVVPVRPGRNMATIVEVAARNQLLKLQGHHSAREFAERLNRAIAQGAMRRTLGEEVE
- a CDS encoding serine/threonine protein kinase; translation: MSSSNQPARLRPFRPQPFGRYTLLSHLATGGMGEIYLARLEGAQGFEKLCVIKKILPQFAEDQDFVDRFVGEARTLVRLGHGSIAQVLDMGVHEGEAYMALEYVDGKDLRKVAARVRDRQTPLPLTFVLYVMGRVLDALAYAHRKRDEEEKELKLVHRDISPQNILISYEGEVKVIDFGLAKSRLSAAKTNPSIILGKFLYMSPEQARHQPVDRRSDLYAVGLCLYELISGKNPFDALPPGELMSAVANPKVAPLGEVEPLTPPAVSQLVAKALAVDPAQRFQTAEDFRVRLQACLMEIDTSAGPESVSRFMRDLFSADYQSERRLLASLREVSRDVRSSGTYESLAPAPRPTMQTPTLPPKTIRLDGPVEALSFHPTPRSREDGGGARDDGETRPGVMVDESTRPAFPVEALEEAARAKMRPSPASSEPSPTVEVRQDAMERPTILEGLPAIRTAEERARDAEASPRGEPTAPRAEALPSSESSGEPTAPRATSLPYAEPGLPSRDAPPVPDVPVSRPPADGRGASLPFSDSVGPRGVPPPPMAPIPAVRTVDGPVPVVPADASRPVAPPPMSDFGAGRYDASGESLPFMEPPPLPDGPFMDDEELPESPYPWPEPLPEGGRSGGAELRAAEPRIPEGQRPTAAMPSLSAARPGVTTPSTGGRPAPSPTFDVARASEPLPAFEPVRASESSRGFDSPRPPEPARAVEARIPEGQRPTAAMPSVASSRPGVTTPSNGSRPLPSHAALTIQVPSIQSGGSRSSDFDEAPLDAEPLDPGPALRPTMQDTRPSEDLVAVEPRALESDARMPSISAEPDDVPAVRAGDADTHPRIPMPSRASRREEPQSRVMLDEALLRETSSSTGKRESDTGPTAPARGRTGSRRAVRGSSPGTPPARSSTASSMRAVTRAAAEPDESSTARATRDDATRRKAMPVRPEPTEPPRASRREMAPVKKGGALRSALVFLLLTVVALSIVGAGLYFVPELRVAVGLEQSRTSTPAPPTPVQQIPTRPAHPPGHPPAPEPAQQAATPVQEKSPAQETPVNDVAAALPPAPAKSTPKPAEPARATASSAPAQVNPDDLLAPDEPEEDTVAHAGAKKPAPSRPGKRAAAVRAPAKESGSATELEKEWEATRSLFLSLKRNHGCEAMSMLCTLFDNLRDDFSQGGSATPTLRQVQDLHNQLRDVKRRQD
- a CDS encoding YoaK family protein; the protein is MFSAQSSPQSRRAYSRLAVLLASVAGAVNAVGFVALGAHASHMSGNMATLGESLAQGRWSAARLPAQLMALFVAGAFCATALLDASRHRTRGRHVAALLLEALVLGGVGVGMESLPGTRAPALLWGIAFAMGLQNALVTRVSGAVVRTTHVTGLLTDIGIQLVQMLAWVRDGLRGDGAPGLWQRVRELPSAVQFERTRLHLGLALAFLAGSTLGPYLFLRHGAVTLVLPCAVLGVLAALDVRLTVKPAPSSSAAPGH
- the rapZ gene encoding RNase adapter RapZ → MTASAKQIIVITGMSGSGKSTAIRALEDAGFFCIDNLPVLLLPKLTELAGGGNIERMALVVDAREGVFLKDAPRVLNEVRRAGHQVDVLFLDASDDSLMRRFSETRRRHPLAPDGTVAEGIHAEREALKDLREMADQVIDSSALNVHDLKRMVQGRFSPEPTTGPSLSIMSFGYRYGVPPQADLVFDVRFLPNPYFVPELKGLTGKNPKVSGYVLEREETQQFLDKVVDLCRFLFPRYQKEGKAYLTVALGCTGGKHRSVALAAEMVRRLSADYGRVQLWDRDIEKE
- a CDS encoding fused MFS/spermidine synthase; protein product: MVRYALAIFTSAFLLFGVQPLAGRYALPWYGGTPAVWTACMLFFQAVLLAGYAYAHVVASRLRPRAQALLHLGLLVAALGALAARAWWTGSPLAPGDGWRPVDEHLPVLRLMGMLAATLGLPFFVLSTTGPLVQSWFARARPERSPYVLYALSNAGSLLALLGYPFLVEPWVGRSAQAWGWAVGFVFFLLCIGACARDLLRRAPASAAGDAPADASTRAAAEASTAPPRPGLGPTLTWLALSTCASVLLLATTNKLSQDVAAGPFLWVMPLAVYLVTFILAFSRESFYARTPYSVGLIAFVVLVTYAHKEGPSLGLGWQVLFHAGALFTGAMVCHGELYRRRPAPRDLSAFYLWVSVGGVVGGVFVNLVAPAVFNTYWEHPLALAACCAIAFVGLLRGPKEETVVARTQRLLRGAMLVGVAVHLPALVASDLGRVRFAARNFFGVVRVLELFPDDPNQHQYALRHGAITHGWQYILPERRSAPTAYYTADSGLGLALAEQRRWRQALGLPTGLRVGMLGLGVGNSAMLLAAGDDARFYEINPVIIDLARGQGGFFSTLKDTPAHVEVVEGDARISLEKELEHGSRQFDVLALDVFSSDAIPVHLLTREAMALYVQHLAPHGVLVLHISNQHLDLVPISLAHARASGLFAALVSRENAGDAVASAWMLLSPDREFFGSSTFHTGPARTRRLVLRGEPEYVWTDERSSVLQALRPRARGRAVADPNVTDAPEPPSRTPSQSVAEPAVP
- a CDS encoding histidine triad nucleotide-binding protein; this encodes MPESDCLFCKIRDGLIPAKVVYKDDDCLAFEDINPQAPTHVLFIPRKHIPTVNDITVDDRALVGSLYMAAAKVARERGYADTGYRVVMNTQRDAGQTVFHIHLHLLAGRQLHWPPG